A stretch of Desulfobacter hydrogenophilus DNA encodes these proteins:
- the fbaA gene encoding class II fructose-bisphosphate aldolase gives MPIVNYQQYCHMLDNAKQNKFAYPAINTTSSETINAALLAFKEANSDGIIQVSTGGGSFASGLGVGESYKGAIALAEFAHVMAAYYDVNIALHTDHCHPEYVDPFLMPLIQETAKRRAKGLPNLFSSHMYDGSALPMAENIAASKKIMADCVANDLILEIETGVVGGEEDGHDTSGVKKEKLYTTPEDMVLAAKELGSMGRFLLAATFGNVHGVYKPGNVVLKPTILKDGQEAVAKALGADTRLDLVFHGGSGSELKDIHEALDYGVVKMNVDTDTQYAYTRPVADHMMKNYDGVLKIEGEVGNKKVYDPRSWGKKAERGMADRIMQACRDLRSEGTSLGKNI, from the coding sequence ATGCCAATCGTTAATTATCAGCAATATTGCCACATGCTGGACAACGCCAAACAAAACAAGTTTGCATACCCGGCCATTAATACTACCTCAAGCGAAACCATTAATGCCGCCCTTCTGGCATTCAAGGAAGCCAATAGCGACGGCATTATCCAGGTCTCCACTGGCGGCGGCAGTTTTGCCTCGGGTCTGGGGGTAGGAGAATCTTATAAAGGCGCCATTGCCCTGGCTGAATTTGCCCATGTCATGGCCGCCTATTATGATGTTAATATTGCCCTCCATACGGATCATTGTCACCCTGAATATGTGGATCCTTTTTTAATGCCCCTGATCCAAGAAACCGCAAAGCGCCGCGCCAAGGGACTGCCCAATCTGTTCAGCTCCCACATGTACGACGGATCTGCTTTGCCCATGGCTGAAAATATTGCCGCCTCCAAAAAAATTATGGCGGACTGTGTGGCCAATGACCTGATCCTGGAAATTGAAACCGGCGTGGTGGGCGGCGAGGAAGACGGCCATGATACGTCAGGTGTGAAAAAAGAAAAACTGTATACAACACCCGAAGATATGGTACTGGCTGCAAAGGAACTGGGTTCCATGGGACGGTTTCTTTTGGCCGCCACCTTTGGGAATGTGCATGGGGTGTACAAGCCGGGTAATGTGGTGCTCAAACCCACAATTTTAAAAGACGGTCAGGAGGCTGTGGCCAAAGCACTTGGTGCCGACACCCGGCTGGACCTGGTGTTCCATGGCGGATCCGGTTCTGAATTAAAGGATATCCACGAGGCTCTTGATTACGGGGTGGTTAAAATGAATGTGGACACAGACACCCAGTACGCCTATACCCGGCCCGTGGCGGACCATATGATGAAAAATTATGATGGTGTGCTCAAAATTGAAGGGGAAGTGGGCAACAAAAAAGTGTACGACCCCCGTTCCTGGGGCAAAAAAGCTGAACGGGGCATGGCTGACCGGATCATGCAGGCCTGCCGGGACTTACGATCCGAAGGCACTTCCCTTGGGAAAAATATTTGA
- a CDS encoding ABC transporter substrate-binding protein yields MRTLFLFVFALSLLVIQTAQASTPKDILVMAFNIDEIISLDPAGIFEFASAEYAANAYDRLINYNVDNVSAIYPGIAESWEISDDGLTYTFKIRNGVSFASGNKLSADDVVFSLRRVVLLDKSPAFILTQFGFTPENVKKTITKVDDYTVKIIVDQAYAPSFFLYCLTSTAGSVVDKKEVMAHEKDGDLGHGWLKTGYAGSGPYTLRTWKASEIIILDANKNYWGDAPQLKRVIIRHIVGSASQRMLLEKGDVDMARNLTADDLKSLESNKDIKIQKRAKGRIYYLGLNQKNKYLKIPEVRQALKYLIDYKGMEQSILRGKATLHQAFLPEGFLGALEETPFSLDIEKAKALLKKAGFENGFTVNMDTRSAEPVTSMALSIQSTFAKAGIKVEIIPGDGKQTLTKYRARRHDIYIGDWGPDYMDPHTNADTFARNPDNSNDAKFKPLAWRNAWDIPEMTRKTDAAVLERDTAKRAQMYLDLQREHQRVSPFVVMFQDIEVVAERANVKNFILGPSFDSNFYQYTTK; encoded by the coding sequence GTGAGAACGCTGTTCCTGTTTGTTTTTGCCCTGTCTTTATTAGTGATACAGACAGCCCAGGCGTCAACCCCGAAAGATATCCTTGTCATGGCGTTTAATATTGATGAGATTATCTCATTGGATCCGGCTGGAATTTTTGAATTTGCCAGTGCTGAATATGCCGCCAACGCATACGATCGCCTTATTAACTATAATGTTGATAATGTCAGTGCGATATATCCGGGCATTGCTGAAAGCTGGGAAATTTCCGATGATGGTTTGACATACACATTTAAAATCAGGAACGGTGTCTCCTTTGCCTCGGGCAACAAGCTGTCGGCAGACGATGTTGTCTTTTCCCTTCGCCGTGTTGTCCTGCTTGACAAGTCGCCGGCCTTCATTCTGACCCAGTTTGGATTCACGCCTGAAAACGTGAAAAAGACCATTACCAAGGTGGATGATTACACGGTGAAAATCATTGTGGATCAGGCCTACGCCCCCTCCTTTTTTCTCTACTGTCTGACCTCAACAGCCGGGTCTGTTGTGGATAAAAAAGAGGTGATGGCCCATGAAAAGGACGGTGATCTTGGCCATGGCTGGCTTAAGACCGGATATGCCGGTTCCGGGCCCTATACATTAAGAACCTGGAAGGCGTCGGAAATCATAATATTGGATGCCAACAAAAATTACTGGGGGGATGCACCCCAATTGAAACGCGTCATTATCCGTCATATTGTCGGATCTGCCAGCCAGCGTATGCTGCTTGAAAAAGGCGACGTTGATATGGCAAGAAACCTGACTGCGGATGATTTGAAAAGTCTGGAAAGCAATAAAGATATAAAAATCCAGAAAAGGGCCAAAGGCAGGATCTATTACCTGGGGCTGAACCAGAAAAACAAGTATCTCAAGATACCCGAGGTGCGCCAGGCACTCAAGTATCTGATTGATTATAAAGGTATGGAACAGAGCATCCTCAGGGGCAAGGCCACCCTCCATCAGGCCTTTTTACCAGAAGGCTTTCTGGGCGCACTGGAAGAAACGCCTTTTTCCCTTGATATTGAAAAAGCAAAAGCACTTTTAAAAAAAGCCGGTTTTGAAAACGGCTTCACCGTCAATATGGACACAAGGAGTGCCGAACCTGTCACCTCCATGGCCCTTTCCATCCAATCCACCTTTGCCAAAGCCGGCATAAAAGTTGAAATTATTCCCGGAGACGGTAAGCAGACCCTGACCAAATACCGCGCCCGCCGGCACGACATCTATATCGGAGACTGGGGACCGGACTATATGGATCCGCACACCAATGCAGACACCTTTGCCCGGAATCCGGACAATTCGAATGACGCAAAATTCAAACCCCTGGCCTGGAGAAATGCCTGGGATATCCCGGAAATGACCCGAAAAACTGATGCGGCAGTGCTGGAAAGAGATACGGCCAAACGTGCTCAGATGTACCTGGATCTCCAGCGGGAACACCAGCGGGTATCTCCTTTTGTCGTTATGTTCCAGGATATTGAAGTCGTGGCTGAAAGGGCCAATGTTAAAAATTTTATTTTGGGTCCAAGTTTTGACAGTAATTTTTACCAGTACACAACCAAATAG
- a CDS encoding TrmH family RNA methyltransferase — MGSYKARMMIKEAKEEARRRFRRHRNKNRLATPGIHKCIIVLDGLKPTFNIGKIFRSSEAFGCHEVHLIGTNFFDPAPARGAFKHVPAKFHSRFLSCYAELLERGYTPFILEPGQGDPVMDVNLPEKSAFVFGHEEFGISFEPDLFQEVKRLTIPQYGRSQSLNVSVAASIILYEYARQFTCRDLNPQATHSCKETI; from the coding sequence ATGGGCTCCTACAAAGCAAGAATGATGATCAAGGAAGCAAAGGAAGAGGCAAGGCGCCGATTCCGCCGCCACCGGAATAAAAACCGCCTGGCTACGCCGGGCATTCATAAATGCATCATTGTTCTGGACGGCCTGAAACCCACCTTTAACATCGGCAAAATATTCAGAAGTTCAGAAGCCTTTGGCTGCCATGAGGTTCATCTCATCGGTACGAATTTTTTTGATCCGGCACCTGCCAGGGGCGCATTCAAACACGTACCGGCAAAATTCCACAGCCGGTTCCTCTCCTGTTACGCCGAACTGCTTGAAAGGGGATATACCCCCTTTATACTCGAGCCGGGCCAGGGAGATCCGGTGATGGATGTGAACCTGCCCGAAAAAAGCGCTTTTGTGTTTGGCCACGAGGAGTTTGGTATCAGCTTTGAACCGGATCTGTTCCAGGAAGTAAAGCGGCTGACCATTCCACAGTACGGCCGATCCCAAAGTCTGAACGTCAGTGTTGCCGCTTCCATTATCCTGTACGAATACGCCCGGCAGTTCACCTGCCGGGATTTGAACCCCCAAGCAACCCATTCATGCAAGGAAACAATATGA
- the hcp gene encoding hydroxylamine reductase, which translates to MFCFQCQETAKNQGCTINGICGKKGNTANLQDLLIYNLKGIAVLAQKAKDAGLEVPTANAQFIAEGLFTTITNTNFNDEDLKTWIVRAQALKKELLESVKDKVGSDLHDCATWFSDDTSEFEAKAETVGVLSTENEDVRSLRELLVIGLKGICAYADHAAVLGVTKDEIWNFLYEALTSTTQDLSVDEMVAMVMKAGEMAVTTMAALDQANTQAYGNPEITEVNLGVGTNPGILISGHDLKDMEELLVQTKDTGVDVYTHGEMLPANYYPAFKKYDHLKGNYGGSWWHQNEDFQTFNGPVLMTTNCIIPIKKKNTYQDKVFTTGVVSYPGITHIPNRTDGGAKDFSEMIELAKTCPPPTEIETGKIVGGFAHNQVLALADKVVEAIKSGAIKRFIVMAGCDGRQKDRHYFTEVAENLPKDTVILTAGCAKYRYNKLDLGDIGGIPRVLDAGQCNDSYSLAVIAMKLRDAFGLDHINDLPISFDIAWYEQKAVAVLLALLHLGVKGIRLGPTLPAFVSPTVLNVLVEKFDIKPIGDVDADIQAMMAGN; encoded by the coding sequence ATGTTTTGTTTTCAATGTCAGGAAACCGCGAAAAATCAGGGATGTACCATCAATGGTATTTGTGGGAAAAAGGGAAACACGGCAAATCTTCAGGACCTATTGATCTATAATTTAAAAGGGATCGCCGTTCTTGCTCAAAAAGCAAAAGACGCAGGTCTGGAAGTCCCAACGGCCAATGCGCAATTTATCGCCGAAGGGTTGTTTACGACGATTACAAATACCAATTTTAATGATGAAGACCTTAAAACCTGGATTGTCCGTGCCCAGGCACTTAAAAAGGAATTGTTGGAGAGCGTTAAAGATAAGGTCGGATCAGATCTTCATGATTGTGCGACCTGGTTTTCGGATGATACTTCAGAATTTGAAGCCAAAGCAGAAACCGTTGGTGTTCTTTCAACAGAGAATGAAGATGTCAGATCTCTCAGGGAGCTTCTGGTCATCGGCTTAAAAGGTATTTGTGCATACGCTGATCATGCCGCTGTTCTTGGCGTCACTAAAGATGAAATTTGGAATTTTCTGTATGAGGCATTAACCTCGACGACCCAGGACCTAAGTGTTGATGAAATGGTTGCTATGGTCATGAAAGCCGGTGAAATGGCTGTGACCACAATGGCGGCTTTGGACCAGGCCAATACCCAGGCCTACGGCAACCCGGAGATAACAGAAGTCAATCTTGGTGTGGGTACAAACCCCGGCATTCTGATTTCCGGTCATGACTTGAAAGACATGGAAGAATTGCTGGTCCAGACAAAAGACACAGGCGTTGATGTGTATACCCATGGGGAAATGCTGCCTGCCAATTATTATCCTGCATTTAAAAAATACGATCACCTGAAAGGTAATTACGGCGGCTCCTGGTGGCACCAGAATGAAGATTTTCAAACCTTTAACGGTCCCGTCCTGATGACTACCAACTGCATTATCCCCATTAAAAAGAAAAATACATATCAGGACAAGGTTTTCACGACTGGTGTTGTTTCTTATCCAGGCATAACGCATATTCCGAATAGAACCGATGGCGGCGCCAAAGATTTTTCAGAGATGATTGAACTTGCAAAAACTTGCCCGCCGCCCACTGAAATAGAAACAGGTAAAATCGTTGGCGGATTTGCACATAATCAGGTTCTGGCATTGGCTGATAAGGTAGTCGAAGCAATTAAATCAGGTGCTATCAAACGCTTCATCGTCATGGCCGGCTGCGATGGCCGCCAGAAAGACAGACATTATTTCACAGAAGTGGCTGAAAACTTACCTAAAGATACCGTGATCCTCACTGCCGGGTGTGCAAAATACAGGTACAATAAACTGGATCTGGGCGACATCGGCGGAATTCCAAGAGTGCTGGACGCAGGACAATGTAACGATTCTTACTCACTGGCTGTGATCGCCATGAAACTGCGGGATGCATTTGGGCTGGATCACATTAATGACCTGCCGATTTCCTTTGATATCGCTTGGTATGAACAAAAGGCGGTGGCTGTTCTGTTGGCATTGCTGCATCTGGGTGTTAAGGGTATTCGTTTAGGTCCCACGCTGCCTGCTTTTGTTTCACCCACCGTGTTGAATGTACTGGTTGAAAAGTTTGATATCAAGCCCATTGGTGACGTTGACGCAGATATTCAAGCCATGATGGCCGGTAATTAG
- a CDS encoding PEP-CTERM sorting domain-containing protein, whose translation MKQKLILLFSSFTVIFLLTSNANATSVVLSDMPAYKWYHGCGPTAAASIFGYYDLNGYDSLFDASGWDDVRETSNVQDEISSPAHNSKYDPQPDASGPAPPDTSIADFFHTSENQPYGWSYLSYADDAFIDYASYRGYDDWNAWNERFGTFTWDDFTKEIDNDRPMMFLIDTDADGGTDHFVPVFGYDDVAMKYACYTTWSEEEAISWRSFQDLRNSWGIGYATFVLPGVSDAVPEPATMISLGIGLIGLSWISRKNNA comes from the coding sequence ATGAAGCAAAAATTAATCCTCCTATTTTCGAGTTTTACGGTGATATTTTTATTGACGAGTAATGCGAATGCAACATCTGTAGTTCTTTCAGATATGCCGGCATACAAGTGGTATCATGGTTGTGGTCCGACTGCCGCGGCTTCAATTTTTGGGTACTATGACCTCAATGGATACGATTCTTTATTTGACGCAAGCGGATGGGATGACGTCCGAGAAACATCCAATGTACAGGATGAAATATCAAGCCCTGCACATAATTCAAAGTACGATCCTCAGCCGGATGCATCTGGTCCTGCTCCTCCGGACACCAGTATTGCCGATTTTTTTCATACCTCTGAAAACCAACCTTATGGATGGAGCTATCTTAGCTATGCCGATGATGCATTTATAGACTATGCAAGTTACCGTGGTTATGATGATTGGAATGCCTGGAATGAACGTTTTGGAACTTTTACATGGGATGATTTCACAAAGGAAATCGACAATGATCGCCCTATGATGTTCTTAATTGATACAGATGCTGATGGTGGAACAGATCATTTTGTTCCAGTTTTTGGCTATGATGATGTGGCTATGAAATATGCATGTTACACTACTTGGTCAGAAGAGGAGGCTATTAGTTGGCGATCATTTCAGGATTTGCGAAATTCTTGGGGTATAGGATATGCTACTTTTGTCTTACCTGGCGTTTCAGATGCGGTACCAGAACCTGCCACTATGATATCTTTGGGTATTGGTTTAATCGGGCTTTCCTGGATTAGTAGAAAAAATAACGCATAA
- a CDS encoding AEC family transporter — protein sequence MDIISTIIPIFIIIFLGIFARHKGFLSQDFLHQANRLVYYIAIPAMIFSAIAKSSLKTQFHPGVILITLTTVCLIVPVAWLTARLVNIAPSSKGSFIHSAFHGNLGYIGLAVAFYYLGHAGFVKAAIIAGFVMILQNVMAVAVLQFYSRAAGSSSSTNLTSTLGSAMTNPVILSALAGIVYSLLGMPLPVILDRSLTILKGMALPMALLVIGASLSFEKIRLVFSSVAMASVLKLLVMPAMGFVLFTLFGISASDFIPGLIILAAPTATLVFIMAEQIGGDPDLGVAAISISTLVSGLTYGIWLSVG from the coding sequence ATGGACATAATTTCAACCATCATACCAATATTCATTATTATTTTTCTGGGTATATTTGCCCGGCATAAAGGTTTTTTATCCCAGGATTTTTTACACCAGGCCAATCGCCTTGTTTACTACATCGCCATCCCTGCCATGATTTTCAGCGCCATTGCTAAATCCTCTTTGAAAACCCAGTTTCATCCAGGGGTGATCCTGATCACGCTTACAACCGTGTGCCTTATTGTGCCGGTTGCCTGGTTGACAGCACGTTTGGTGAACATTGCACCGTCATCAAAGGGCTCTTTTATCCATAGTGCCTTTCATGGCAACCTGGGGTATATCGGCCTTGCCGTGGCCTTTTATTACCTGGGGCACGCGGGCTTTGTCAAGGCAGCCATTATTGCAGGTTTTGTCATGATCCTGCAAAATGTCATGGCTGTGGCAGTGCTCCAGTTTTACAGCCGGGCTGCCGGGAGCAGTAGCAGTACAAACCTGACCTCAACTTTGGGTTCTGCCATGACCAATCCGGTGATCCTGTCTGCCCTGGCAGGCATTGTTTATTCCCTTCTGGGGATGCCTCTGCCGGTGATCCTGGACCGGTCGCTTACCATTCTTAAGGGGATGGCGCTGCCTATGGCATTATTGGTGATCGGGGCCTCGCTCTCCTTTGAAAAAATCCGGCTGGTCTTTTCGTCCGTGGCCATGGCTTCGGTGTTAAAGCTTCTGGTGATGCCCGCCATGGGGTTTGTTCTGTTTACGCTGTTTGGGATATCTGCATCGGATTTTATTCCAGGGTTGATTATTCTTGCAGCGCCCACGGCTACCCTGGTCTTTATCATGGCAGAACAGATCGGCGGGGACCCGGATCTTGGCGTAGCTGCCATCTCTATCTCTACACTTGTGTCCGGGCTTACTTACGGCATCTGGCTGAGCGTGGGATAG
- a CDS encoding hotdog fold thioesterase, translated as MIWKKEFTVDDMNRFKENTMIGLLDITFEEKGENFLTASMPVDARTHQPMGILHGGASVVLAETLGSCAAQMVLEKGFYSVGLEIKANHIKSVSQGRVTGRTTPLHIGRTTQVWDIDIKNDKGELICASRLTMAVLETRKKHS; from the coding sequence ATGATCTGGAAAAAAGAGTTCACTGTTGATGATATGAACCGGTTCAAAGAGAATACAATGATAGGTCTCCTGGATATTACGTTTGAAGAAAAAGGTGAAAACTTTTTGACCGCATCCATGCCTGTGGACGCCCGCACCCATCAACCCATGGGTATCCTCCACGGCGGAGCCTCGGTGGTCCTGGCCGAAACCCTTGGCAGTTGCGCCGCCCAGATGGTCCTTGAGAAAGGATTTTACAGCGTGGGCCTTGAAATCAAAGCCAATCACATTAAAAGCGTATCCCAGGGCCGGGTCACGGGCCGAACCACACCGTTACACATAGGCAGGACCACCCAGGTATGGGACATTGACATTAAAAACGATAAAGGCGAACTGATCTGTGCGTCCCGCCTGACCATGGCTGTTTTAGAAACTCGAAAAAAACACAGTTAA
- a CDS encoding ABC transporter permease gives MSELLTRTTLVRTLKQTVRILVMLATTFLGLLLITFLIGRVVPIDPVLAVVGDKASPQVYENARIAMGLDLPLWKQFLIYIGNVVTGDFGTSVLTANPVIDDILRVFPATFELAVTATVIGIVLGIPLGIFSAVKQGSFWDHVMRVIGLFGHSLPIFWLGLMGLMFFYVRLDLLPGPGRVDIFYEGIVTPVTGFLMIDSILAGEWEIFRNAVYHLILPASLLGYYSMAYLLRMTRSFMIEQLRQEYILTARVKGVKEWNVIWGHALGNCAIPLITVIALSFGTLLEGSVLTETVFAWPGLGLYLTNSLLNADMNAVLGSTIVVGAIFLGVNLFSDFLYKVVDPRAR, from the coding sequence ATGTCTGAACTGCTAACAAGGACAACATTGGTCAGAACGCTGAAACAGACGGTTCGGATACTGGTGATGTTGGCAACCACTTTTTTAGGTCTTTTGCTGATTACCTTTCTCATCGGCCGGGTGGTTCCCATTGATCCGGTTCTGGCCGTGGTCGGAGACAAGGCCTCCCCCCAGGTTTACGAAAACGCCCGCATTGCCATGGGGCTGGACCTGCCGCTGTGGAAACAGTTTTTGATCTATATCGGCAATGTGGTCACAGGGGATTTCGGCACATCCGTACTCACGGCCAATCCTGTGATTGACGATATTTTAAGGGTTTTTCCGGCCACATTTGAACTGGCCGTCACGGCTACGGTCATCGGCATTGTACTGGGCATTCCCCTTGGCATATTTTCGGCGGTAAAACAGGGTAGTTTTTGGGACCATGTCATGCGTGTCATCGGCCTGTTTGGCCATTCCCTGCCCATTTTTTGGCTCGGGTTGATGGGGTTGATGTTTTTCTATGTCCGGCTTGACCTGCTGCCGGGACCGGGCAGGGTGGATATCTTTTATGAGGGCATTGTGACGCCTGTCACCGGCTTTTTGATGATAGACAGTATTCTTGCCGGGGAGTGGGAAATATTCAGAAACGCCGTGTATCATCTGATTCTTCCGGCATCCCTTCTCGGGTATTATTCCATGGCCTATCTGCTGAGAATGACCCGGTCCTTCATGATCGAACAGCTTCGCCAGGAGTATATTCTGACTGCCCGGGTTAAAGGCGTCAAAGAGTGGAACGTGATCTGGGGACATGCGTTAGGCAACTGTGCCATTCCATTGATTACCGTTATTGCCCTTAGTTTTGGGACCCTGCTTGAAGGCTCGGTGTTGACGGAAACCGTTTTTGCCTGGCCGGGCCTGGGCCTGTATCTGACCAATTCCCTGCTCAACGCCGACATGAATGCGGTTTTAGGCAGTACCATTGTTGTG
- a CDS encoding TSUP family transporter encodes MELTFPSYVLLFISGLLAGFVDAIAGGGGLIALPALLSVGLPPQLALGTNKFQGSFGTLSAAATFIRKGKVKLSDNLAGIAFTFIGAATGAWAIQQIHADFIGHLVPFMLLFVFFYTLMAKDLGVAQAKVRMQKNLFFLLFGFGLGFYDGFFGPGTGAFWTGALLIFMGMDMTKATGTTRIMNFVSNITALVLFIAGGNVLYTAGLIMAAGQIIGANIGSGMAIKRGTPFIRPIFLTMVCLTIVRLIYVNYIS; translated from the coding sequence ATGGAACTGACCTTTCCGTCCTATGTACTTTTATTTATTTCAGGCCTTTTGGCAGGATTTGTGGACGCCATTGCCGGCGGCGGCGGGCTGATCGCCCTGCCCGCACTTCTGTCTGTGGGACTGCCGCCCCAGCTGGCCCTGGGCACCAACAAATTCCAGGGAAGTTTCGGGACATTGTCAGCAGCCGCCACCTTCATCCGCAAGGGTAAGGTAAAACTGTCCGACAATCTGGCAGGCATAGCCTTTACCTTTATCGGGGCGGCCACAGGCGCCTGGGCCATACAACAGATCCATGCTGACTTTATCGGACACCTGGTGCCCTTTATGCTGCTGTTTGTCTTTTTCTATACCCTTATGGCAAAGGATCTGGGCGTGGCCCAGGCAAAGGTCCGGATGCAGAAAAATCTCTTTTTCCTGCTCTTCGGCTTTGGATTAGGCTTTTATGACGGATTTTTCGGCCCCGGTACCGGCGCCTTCTGGACCGGGGCTTTGCTCATTTTCATGGGCATGGACATGACAAAAGCCACCGGCACCACCCGGATCATGAATTTTGTGTCAAATATCACGGCTTTGGTCCTCTTTATCGCGGGGGGCAATGTACTTTACACCGCAGGGCTGATTATGGCGGCCGGCCAGATCATCGGGGCCAATATCGGTTCGGGAATGGCCATCAAACGCGGGACACCCTTTATCCGGCCCATTTTCCTGACCATGGTATGTTTAACCATTGTCAGACTGATCTATGTGAATTACATCTCGTAA
- the nadE gene encoding NAD(+) synthase codes for MNAEKVAAHIINWLKDYVDASRLKGFTIGVSGGIDSAVTSTLCARTGYPVIALNMPIHQASDQVCRAGEHIAWLSKTYDNVTGHDVNLTPVFEQVKTTLPSEIQDGLTMANTRARLRMITLYSFASHHRMLVVGTGNKVEDFGVGFYTKYGDGGVDISPIADLMKTQVYALGRYLGVSPDILSARPTDGLWEDNRTDESQIGASYEQLEWAMGYEAGDKNREITDHQKDVLEVYRKFNRANRHKMEPIPVCLIPGELKL; via the coding sequence ATGAACGCAGAAAAAGTGGCTGCCCACATCATCAACTGGCTGAAAGACTATGTCGACGCATCCAGATTAAAGGGATTCACCATCGGTGTATCCGGCGGGATTGATTCCGCTGTCACATCAACGTTATGCGCCAGGACCGGTTACCCTGTAATCGCCTTGAACATGCCCATCCACCAGGCATCGGACCAGGTCTGCCGAGCCGGAGAACACATTGCCTGGCTGTCCAAAACCTATGACAATGTCACAGGCCATGATGTCAACTTAACGCCGGTGTTTGAACAGGTAAAAACGACCCTGCCGTCTGAGATTCAAGATGGCCTGACCATGGCCAATACCCGGGCCAGACTTCGCATGATCACTCTGTATTCATTCGCTTCCCATCACCGTATGCTCGTGGTCGGTACCGGCAATAAGGTGGAGGATTTCGGCGTGGGATTTTACACCAAATACGGAGACGGCGGTGTGGACATATCCCCCATTGCAGACTTGATGAAAACCCAAGTATATGCACTGGGCCGCTATCTTGGTGTAAGCCCGGATATACTGTCAGCCCGGCCAACCGACGGACTCTGGGAAGACAACCGTACGGACGAAAGCCAGATCGGTGCGTCCTATGAGCAACTGGAGTGGGCCATGGGGTATGAAGCCGGTGACAAAAATCGGGAAATAACAGATCACCAGAAAGATGTTCTGGAAGTATACCGGAAATTCAACCGGGCCAACCGACATAAAATGGAACCCATCCCGGTATGTCTCATACCCGGAGAACTGAAATTATAA